The DNA sequence ATTTCGGACGTTCGAGCGGATATCCTAACGCACGATCCCAAATAATATTCGCAGTTACACCAAAGGCTCTTCCCATGCCAAACAATACAGTGTAAAATTCATATTCTTTAACACCAAAGTGCCATTGCAATACACCTGATTGTGCATCAACATTGGGCCATGGGTTTTTTGCTTTTCCTTGTTCTCTTAAAATCGGTGGCACTACATCGTAAAGAAGTTTAACATATTCAAATAGCATATCGTTTTTAATATGCTTCATGCAAAATTCTCTTTGAGCGGTATAGCGAGGGTCTGTTTTACGCAATACAGCATGTCCAAACCCAGGTATCACCTGTCCGGAATTAAGTGTATGCCATACATCCTCTGCTAGTTTCTCTTTGGAGGGAACTACTCCTCCGTATTTTTTCATTTCACCCTGTATCCAGCGCAATACTTCTTGATTGGCCAAGCCGTGGAGTGGTCCTGCTAAACCATTAAGCATACCAGAAATTGAATAATAAATATCAGACAAGGCACTGGCAATCAAATGTCCTGTATGTGCACTTACATTCCCGCTTTCATGGTCACTATGTAGAATAAAATACAAGCGAGAAACATCATCATATGGCTTGCCAACACCCATCATATGAGCAAAATTTCCTGCCATGTCCATATGAGGATCTGGTGGAATAAACTCGTTGTTTTTGTATTTCATTCGGTAAATATAGGCGGCAATTTCAGGTAATTTAGCCAACAAACTAATGGAATCTTCATAAGTAGCATCCCAATAATCTTCTCTTTTTAGCCCTTCTCTATATTTCTTTGCAAATTTCGACTCTCTTTGCAAAGCAAGAATTGCATTGGCAAACATTGTCATTGGATGAGTATCACGAGGCATTGCTCTCAATACATCAAATACATACCATGGAACATGTTTTCTCTTGCTAAACTCATCTGCAATTTGCTCAACTTGTTCAGTATTTGGAATGTCTCCAGTAAGCAGTAAATAGTAGAAGCCTTCTACCAATGGCATTTCACAGCAATCGGGTTTTGGTAAAAGCTCAAATACTTCTGGAATAGTATAGCCACGAAAGCGAATTCCTTCTTCAGGATCGAGGTACGAAATATCGGTTACAAGACTTTTGATCCCACGCATACCTCCAATGACCTGAGAAACCCTGACTTCATCAATAACAGTGTCCCCATGATTTTTAAGTAATTCCTGAATTTTTGGTCTTTCAATTAATATTTTTTCGTACAACTTCTCTTTTAATGTAGCCATCTTTTAATTTTTAATCAAGAAATAAAAACACAATTAACTATCCTAAAATGGGGGACACTAGCTCATTTTGGATATACACAAATATACCTCTAATATACAAATTAAAATATTTGTTTATTAGCATATTAATTATGGGTTATTTTAATAAGTGACTAATTTGAAGCTATATCAGCAATAACACCTGGCCTTGTTTTAAATTCTCGGTCAAGCAGGAACAAGCCTTGCTTGCTATCTGCAATCATTTTTACTTCGTGCAAAACTTGTTCAGCAGTAGCTACTTCCTCAACCTGCTCATCAACAAACCACGTTAAAAAGCTATTTGTTGCATGATCTCTCTCGTCTAACGCCAGTGTTACCAAATCGTTTATGCAGTTGGTAATGAAAATTTCATGCTCTAAAGTCTCTTCAAAAATTTCAACAATTGAATTCCATTCTTTTTTTGGTGCTTTAATACTTTCAAAAATTGCTCGTCCACCTGTTGAAACTAGATAGTTATAAAACTTTCTGGCATGTAAATATTCTTCTTCGGCCTGTACTTTCATCCAGTTTGCAAATCCCGATAAATTAATAGATTCAAAATAAGAGGACATGGACCAATATAAATAAGATGAATATAATTCCTCATTTATTTGCTTATTGAGTGCGTTTTCGATTTTTTCTTTAATCATTGTATTGTCTATATTTTAGGGTAAAATGAAATAATATTACGTGCAAAATTAGATAATTATCGGCAATTCCTGTGGTTCAAAAAAACGATTTAGCTTGTTTGGATTAGCATTTTACTCACTTGCTCCAGTTGTGTTCTTTGAGGATCAATAACAAAATGAGCCTTTCGGTAAAACAGATTTCTTTCTTTTAAAAGTTTATTAACGTAGTCCGCCATTTCTTCGGGCCTAATTTGTTTCAGAAGAGGACGCTTGCGGCTGTTGATATTTAACCGATCAATAATAATTTGATTATCAGGTTTTAAATAGATTGTTTTACCGTTTTTATTCATGAATTCCATATTATCAAAAAACACAGGTGTTCCACCACCACATGCAATAACCACATCTGATTTTTCCAAAGTATTTTTTAGTGCATTTTGTTCAGCTTTTCTAAAATAATCCTCCCCTTTAGTGGCGAAAATTTCGGAAATCCATTTATGTTCGCTTCGTTCAATTTCAAGGTCTAAATCAAGAAAATCATAGGATAAACTGCTTGCTAGGTTTTTTGCGAACCTGCTTTTTCCTGCACCCATAAATCCGATAATATAAATCCGCATTTTACCCGATTTTTTCGTTTGATTCAATTACATGTCCTTTTAAGAATTCAGCAGTATTGAGTCTCTTTTTGCCCTCCAATTGCAGAGACTTAATATCAATATAACCTCCCTGTACAGCAACTTTAATAAAGGACTTATTATCTGTGATTAACGTTCCACTAATTTTTGAATGTTGACTTAGCTCAATACCTACCTCATAAATTTTGCAAACCTTATTTTTCAAAGTGGTCCATGCTGCTGGATACGGGCTCAAACCACGAATATGATTGTAAATATCTGTTATTGGTTTTTGCCAATTAATCTGACAAATAACTCTGTTCAATTTTGAAGCTATTTTTTCCTCACCACTTAATAGCTGTTTTTTTCCGTCAAGCTGATTTGCCTTAAGTTGTTTGCATGTTTCCAGCAATAAGTCGGATCCAATTTCTTCTAAGGTATCGTGCAAACTGCCTGCAGTATCATCTATATTTATTTCCACTTCTTTCTTAAGCAAAAAATCACCTGTATCAATTTTGTCATTTATAAAGAAGGTTGTGACACCTGTTCTTTCTTCCCCGTTTATAATGGCCCAATTAATAGGTGCTGCTCCCCTGTAATTAGGTAGTAAGGATGCGTGTAAGTTGATAGTTCCCCTGCTAGGCATTTGCCATACAATGGAGGGTAACATGCGAAAGGCCACAACAACAAATAAGTCAGCTTGAAAGTTTTTAAGCTGTTTTAAGAACAACTCGTCTTTAAGCTTTTCAGGCTGAAGAACAGGGATACTTTGATCTAATGCATATTTTTTTATAGCAGTTGCATTCATTTTCAAACCTCGGCCAGAAGGTCGATCTGGAGCGGTTACTACCGCTGCAATATCAACGGAATTATCGTACAATTTCTTCAAGGATGAAACAGCAAATTCGGGGGTACCAAAGAAAATTATTCTCATTTTGTTAACTCAAATTATTGTTGTGCAAAATTAAGCAATTTATTAACGCTCTGATTTTGAAAATGACGCAGCGGTCTGATAATTAATTAATTGTGAGGCAGATAGCAGTATTTAATTATTAATTCCATATTTTTGGTTCATACCCAAAGGTATGTTTTGGGGCCAAACGAAACTTTCTGGAGAGTAATTATACCAGTGAGTAAGATAAAAAAGACTATGAGCGATATTTTCATTTTCCGAGGAATTGATTTTGAACTTGGATTTTCTGACTACACCTCTTCTGACGAATCAAATAGTGTTTCCGCACTATTGAATAAAAAAACACACAAACCTGCAGCAGGCGATTTTTCCTATCGTATCATTAATCACTGGGAAAGCAATGATTTGTTGAGTAGTAGCCGGACAAATGGGAAAGGATGGCGAAGATATTCTGTGATGGATCTTGTTTGGCTTTACATCATTCAAGATATGCGCACATTTGGAATATCGTTGGATTTAATAAAAAAAGTCAAGAAAAACCTGATAGAAGTGCAAAGTGAAGAAGTAAGCAAATTTCCATTATTAGAATACTATGTTTCTATTAGTATGTTAAACGAAGCTGTTTATTTACTTGTTTTTGAAAACGGACAAGCACATCCTGTTACAGAAAAAGAGTATGCATCCAACAGAGAATTTAGCTCAAAGAATAATCATCTACAAATTAGCATTAACAATATTCTGCAAAAAATATTTACAGATAAACCCATCAAAGCCAAATCCAAAGAAGCTTCTGATTATTCATCAGGAGAGCGAATGGCCATTCAACTAATTCGATTAGGAGCTGTAAAACAAATGAATATTACTTTAAGCAATGGAAGCAAGCAAATTGTTACAAAAAAAGAGAAGGAACAATTTGAAAATATCGTTTCCCATATTCAAAAGAAAAAATACAATCAGATTGAACTATCACATTCAGAGGCTGGAATGCTGGTCGTTGAAAATGAAGAAAGCCATACAGATGGCACTACTTATTAAATAAGCGTTTTCTCATCATCTTAACTGCTTTACATTTCTATTCCCTTTTAATTTGAATTAACTATTAATGATCTTACCGTATAGTAATTAATTGTGATTTCTTCGTCACATGCTGTCTGGTTGATTTGTTCATCTGAGTCCTCTATGAGTGACCATGTGGAACAACTCTGCCTCGTTATCCATTTGCTGAAAAGTGCCAATTATTGATTAAGGTCAAAAATAAAAGGCTACCCATTACGGATAGCCTTCTAACTAATCTCAACTTTCTAGACTTAATTCTTGCTATAATCAAACTTAAATTTGATAATATAAGACTCATCAGGATAGACAAAATCCTTTTTTAGAGTAATCTTTTCTAATTCATCACTTACATACTCTTTCAATAACACTTGAGTTGAGTGTATTTCGGCAATATTTATAGAGCCATCATTATTAAGCGTAAAACTTACATACACATCTCCTCTAATATCTTGCTCAATAGCAAATTGAGGGTAATCAACATTTTGTTTTACTTTTTTAATTACTTTGGTTTTACTGAGCATTTTTGCTTCAGGATCGTTTATTTTATTTGCACTTACACTTCCACTTAACATGAAAATTACGGATAATACTAGAATCAAAGATTTCATAACAGTTTGTTTTTTAGACTTGCTTCTTATTTGTAAAAAACCTAAACAAGGCCATTTAATAAGTAATCAATAATCTGATATTATTTTCACAACAAGCAAAATGAGTAAAATTAAGCGTAAAAAATAGGTTCTGAATTTGTAAAGCTTTTTTAGGATTATGTAAAAAACTGTAAACTTATTATAGTACTTTACATATAAACTCTACTAAGTCCTCAACGAGTGACTCAGTTGGGAGGTAGAACGATTCACTCTGTCTCGCCACCCACTCATAAGAGTCCTTTGTGTTAGACCCAGATAGAAGTTCTGAGAAATAAAAAACCCTTCCATGAGAAGGGTTTAGAATAAAGAATTTAACTGAATCTATTCCTTTGGCTCTTCAGGAATCACTTCAGCAGTTTCAGTGATTTCTCCCTTTTCGTCAAGAACTTTACCTTTTAAATAATCGGGTAATTCCATTCCGGCCATCTTGAAAATTTCATCCATTGGCGGAAGTGATTTAAGCATCCCGGATAAGAAATTGGCAGCAGCAGGTGTTTTGCCATCTCCACTTTGTGAATCCCAGACGGTAATTTTATCAATCTTAAGATTTTTAATGGCCTCCACTTGTGTTTTCACAATTTCTGGAAGTTTATCTGCAATCATAAGCAATACGGCATCTCTTGAATTTTCTTTGGCAGCTTCAACCAGTTTGCCAAATCCTTCAGCTTGTTTAGTTAGAACCTCGTATATACCTGTTGCTTCGGCTGTTTTGCGCGCGACAATAGCATCAGCTTCTCCTCGTGCAATTCTTCTTTTTTGTTCAGCAATGGCTTCAGCATCAATTTCAATTTTAAGCTTATCAATTTCTGCAGGAACCACGATATCGGCCACTTTTGTAGCACGCTCTCGTTCTGAACGTGAAGTTTCAGCCAATCTTTCAGCATGATAGGATTCTTCCAAGGCTTGAGCAGCTTGAACCTTTTCAGCAGCAGTAGCTTGTTTTAATGCTTCAGCTTCTTTTTCCCTTCTGGCAGCATTTGTTTGTGCTATAGAAATAAGTGCTGTATTTTCTCCGTCAACAGCTTTT is a window from the Bacteroidota bacterium genome containing:
- a CDS encoding methionyl-tRNA formyltransferase translates to MRIIFFGTPEFAVSSLKKLYDNSVDIAAVVTAPDRPSGRGLKMNATAIKKYALDQSIPVLQPEKLKDELFLKQLKNFQADLFVVVAFRMLPSIVWQMPSRGTINLHASLLPNYRGAAPINWAIINGEERTGVTTFFINDKIDTGDFLLKKEVEINIDDTAGSLHDTLEEIGSDLLLETCKQLKANQLDGKKQLLSGEEKIASKLNRVICQINWQKPITDIYNHIRGLSPYPAAWTTLKNKVCKIYEVGIELSQHSKISGTLITDNKSFIKVAVQGGYIDIKSLQLEGKKRLNTAEFLKGHVIESNEKIG
- a CDS encoding flotillin family protein, with the protein product MGSLTVIVVFIVVIFVTILALFSRYKRCPSDRILVVYGKTGKTKAGTNRSAKTIHGGAAFIWPVIQNYSFLDLTPISLEVNLTNALSRQNIRIDVPSRFTVGISTEPGVMTNAAERLLGLEQSHIQELAKDIIFGQLRLVVATMDIEEINTDRDKFLANVSQNVEAELQKIGLKLINVNVTDIRDESSYIEALGKEAAAKAINDAKKSVAEKNRDGSIGEAIAVQDERIQVASANAKAVDGENTALISIAQTNAARREKEAEALKQATAAEKVQAAQALEESYHAERLAETSRSERERATKVADIVVPAEIDKLKIEIDAEAIAEQKRRIARGEADAIVARKTAEATGIYEVLTKQAEGFGKLVEAAKENSRDAVLLMIADKLPEIVKTQVEAIKNLKIDKITVWDSQSGDGKTPAAANFLSGMLKSLPPMDEIFKMAGMELPDYLKGKVLDEKGEITETAEVIPEEPKE
- a CDS encoding citrate (Si)-synthase, which translates into the protein MATLKEKLYEKILIERPKIQELLKNHGDTVIDEVRVSQVIGGMRGIKSLVTDISYLDPEEGIRFRGYTIPEVFELLPKPDCCEMPLVEGFYYLLLTGDIPNTEQVEQIADEFSKRKHVPWYVFDVLRAMPRDTHPMTMFANAILALQRESKFAKKYREGLKREDYWDATYEDSISLLAKLPEIAAYIYRMKYKNNEFIPPDPHMDMAGNFAHMMGVGKPYDDVSRLYFILHSDHESGNVSAHTGHLIASALSDIYYSISGMLNGLAGPLHGLANQEVLRWIQGEMKKYGGVVPSKEKLAEDVWHTLNSGQVIPGFGHAVLRKTDPRYTAQREFCMKHIKNDMLFEYVKLLYDVVPPILREQGKAKNPWPNVDAQSGVLQWHFGVKEYEFYTVLFGMGRAFGVTANIIWDRALGYPLERPKSITTQMISDMVKAK
- a CDS encoding MerR family transcriptional regulator, whose product is MSDIFIFRGIDFELGFSDYTSSDESNSVSALLNKKTHKPAAGDFSYRIINHWESNDLLSSSRTNGKGWRRYSVMDLVWLYIIQDMRTFGISLDLIKKVKKNLIEVQSEEVSKFPLLEYYVSISMLNEAVYLLVFENGQAHPVTEKEYASNREFSSKNNHLQISINNILQKIFTDKPIKAKSKEASDYSSGERMAIQLIRLGAVKQMNITLSNGSKQIVTKKEKEQFENIVSHIQKKKYNQIELSHSEAGMLVVENEESHTDGTTY
- a CDS encoding shikimate kinase, with the protein product MNQTKKSGKMRIYIIGFMGAGKSRFAKNLASSLSYDFLDLDLEIERSEHKWISEIFATKGEDYFRKAEQNALKNTLEKSDVVIACGGGTPVFFDNMEFMNKNGKTIYLKPDNQIIIDRLNINSRKRPLLKQIRPEEMADYVNKLLKERNLFYRKAHFVIDPQRTQLEQVSKMLIQTS
- a CDS encoding ferritin translates to MIKEKIENALNKQINEELYSSYLYWSMSSYFESINLSGFANWMKVQAEEEYLHARKFYNYLVSTGGRAIFESIKAPKKEWNSIVEIFEETLEHEIFITNCINDLVTLALDERDHATNSFLTWFVDEQVEEVATAEQVLHEVKMIADSKQGLFLLDREFKTRPGVIADIASN